In Helianthus annuus cultivar XRQ/B chromosome 3, HanXRQr2.0-SUNRISE, whole genome shotgun sequence, a single window of DNA contains:
- the LOC110929381 gene encoding serine carboxypeptidase 1, which translates to MKIAFHLFVHFSLLVFVSCYGGNGYDPLENVLKIQRSRRSISNHENNEDVTVQNSYTPVYVGPQDGLKEADKISELPGQPAGTNFDQYSGYVTVDPNHGRALFYYLAESPVNSSTNPLVLWLNGGPGCSSFGNGAMMELGPFRVNPDNTTLSPNKYAWNNVANVLFLESPAGVGFSYSNTSTDYQTGDIQTAKDSYTFLVNWLERFPEYKTRDFYITGESYAGHYIPQLAQLILQNNEITNQTVINLKGIAIGNAYIDDETANTGMFDYFWSHAIISDEIHEGIVSNCNFTEGGTKTVECDEYEGQAKAAKSNIFFYDIYAPLCSSSSNGTPSISEFDPCTENYIYSYLNTPAVQQSLHAKPIQWESCSGLIGLFWKDAPFTVLPVIQDLMASGISVWLYSGDTDGRVPVTSSRYAINKLQTSVKTPWYPWMYQGEVGGYVVGYQNLTFVTIRGAGHFVPSYQPARGLAFFSSFLEGKLP; encoded by the exons ATGAAGATTGCATTTCATTTGTTTGTTCATTTCAGTCTACTCGTTTTCGTGTCTTGCTATGGCGGCAATGGATATGACCCTCTCGAGAACGTGTTAAAGATCCAACGTTCCAGAAGATCAATATCGAATCATGAAAATAACGAAGATGTCACAGTCCAGAACTCGTATACTCCGGTCTATGTAGGCCCACAAGATGGGTTAAAGGAGGCCGACAAGATATCAGAGTTGCCAGGTCAGCCAGCCGGAACAAACTTTGACCAGTACTCAGGGTATGTGACTGTTGACCCGAACCACGGAAGAGCACTGTTCTACTATCTTGCAGAGTCACCTGTCAACTCTTCCACTAATCCTCTTGTACTCTGGCTCAATGGAG GGCCGGGCTGCTCTTCGTTTGGAAACGGGGCCATGATGGAACTTGGACCGTTTCGAGTCAATCCTGATAATACAACACTGTCACCGAATAAATATGCATGGAACAACG TTGCAAATGTGCTGTTCTTGGAATCCCCTGCTGGAGTTGGATTTTCTTACTCCAACACGTCTACAGATTATCAAACCGGAGACATACAAACAGCGAAAGATTCGTATACATTTCTAGTCAACTGGCTTGAAAGATTCCCGGAATACAAAACTAGAGATTTTTACATCACGGGAGAAAGCTACGCAGGGCATTATATTCCTCAACTCGCACAGTTAATTCTTCAAAACAACGAGATCACCAACCAAACCGTCATTAACCTTAAAGGAATTGCA ATCGGAAATGCATATATTGATGATGAAACGGCAAACACGGGAATGTTCGACTATTTCTGGTCACACGCCATCATTTCTGATGAAATCCATGAAGGGATCGTCTCTAACTGCAACTTTACCGAAGGTGGAACGAAAACAGTTGAATGTGATGAATATGAAGGTCAGGCAAAAGCCGCTAAAAGCAACATCTTCTTCTATGACATCTATGCTCCCTTATGTTCATCATCAAGCAACGGCACTCCCTCA ATATCGGAATTTGATCCATGCACTGAAAATTACATCTACTCATACTTGAACACTCCTGCTGTGCAACAATCGCTTCATGCAAAACCGATTCAATGGGAATCTTGCAG TGGATTAATCGGCTTATTTTGGAAGGACGCGCCTTTTACAGTGTTGCCTGTTATTCAGGATCTAATGGCCAGTGGAATCAGTGTTTGGCTCTACAG TGGAGATACAGATGGAAGAGTACCGGTGACTTCAAGTAGATATGCTATAAACAAACTACAAACATCAGTCAAGACCCCATGGTACCCATGGATGTATCAAGGCGAG GTTGGTGGGTATGTTGTGGGATACCAGAACTTAACATTTGTGACGATAAGAGGAGCTGGACACTTCGTCCCAAGCTACCAACCGGCTCGTGGGCTTGCATTCTTCTCGTCGTTCTTGGAGGGAAAGCTTCCATGA
- the LOC110929380 gene encoding serine carboxypeptidase 1 → MKIVFQLSVHFSLLVFVSCYGGNGYDPLENALKIQRSRRSEQKHASNEDHTTDYSTSPVYMGPQDGLKEADKISELPGQPAGTNFDQYSGYVTVDPNHGRALFYYLAESPVNSSTNPLVLWLNGGPGCSSFGNGAMMELGPFRVNPDNTTLSRNKYAWNNVANVLFLESPAGVGFSYSNTSSDYITDDVQTAKDSYTFLVNWLERFPEYKTRDFYITGESYAGHYVPQLAQLILQNNKITNQTVINLKGIALGNAYIDDETANTGMFDYFWTHAIISDEIHEGIISNCNFSMGAATTKACLDYQMQAYSAKSNIYFYDIYTPLCSPFSSSTPSISGFDPCTENYIQEYLNTPAVQQSLHAKPVQWESCNVLINLSWKDMPFTVLPVIQDLMTSGISVWIFSGDTDGRVSVTSSRYSINKLQTSVKIPWYPWMYQGEVGGYVVGYDNLTFVTIRGAGHFVPSYQPGRALAFFTSFLEGKLPTNH, encoded by the exons ATGAAGATTGTATTTCAACTGTCAGTTCATTTCAGTCTACTCGTTTTCGTTTCTTGCTATGGTGGTAATGGATACGACCCTCTCGAGAACGCCTTAAAGATCCAACGTTCTAGAAGATCGGAACAGAAGCATGCAAGTAATGAAGATCACACAACCGACTATTCAACCTCACCGGTATACATGGGCCCACAAGATGGGTTGAAGGAGGCTGACAAGATATCAGAGTTGCCAGGTCAGCCAGCCGGAACAAACTTTGACCAGTACTCAGGGTATGTGACTGTTGACCCGAACCACGGAAGAGCACTGTTCTACTATCTTGCAGAGTCACCTGTCAACTCTTCCACTAATCCTCTTGTACTCTGGCTCAATGGAG GGCCGGGCTGCTCTTCGTTTGGAAACGGGGCCATGATGGAACTTGGACCGTTTCGAGTCAATCCTGATAATACAACACTGTCACGGAATAAATATGCATGGAACAACG TTGCAAATGTACTGTTCTTGGAATCCCCGGCCGGAGTTGGATTTTCTTACTCAAACACGTCTTCAGATTATATAACCGACGATGTACAAACCGCAAAAGATTCGTATACGTTTCTAGTTAATTGGTTAGAAAGATTCCCGGAATACAAAACTAGAGATTTTTACATCACTGGAGAAAGCTATGCAGGGCATTATGTACCTCAACTCGCACaactaattcttcaaaacaacAAGATCACCAACCAAACTGTCATTAACCTGAAAGGAATCGCT CTTGGAAATGCATATATTGATGATGAAACGGCAAACACAGGAATGTTCGACTATTTCTGGACACACGCGATCATTTCTGATGAAATCCATGAAGGAATCATTTCCAACTGCAATTTTTCTATGGGTGCTGCCACAACAAAAGCATGTCTCGACTATCAAATGCAGGCATACTCTGCTAAAAGCAACATCTATTTCTACGACATCTATACCCCTTTATGCTCACCATTCAGTAGTAGCACTCCCTCG ATATCGGGATTTGATCCATGCACCGAGAATTATATTCAAGAATACCTGAACACTCCTGCTGTGCAACAATCGCTCCATGCAAAACCCGTTCAATGGGAATCATGCAA TGTCTTGATCAATTTAAGCTGGAAGGACATGCCTTTTACAGTATTGCCTGTGATTCAGGATCTAATGACCAGTGGAATCAGTGTTTGGATCTTTAG TGGAGATACGGATGGGAGAGTATCAGTGACGTCAAGTAGGTATTCTATAAACAAACTACAAACATCAGTCAAGATACCATGGTATCCATGGATGTACCAAGGCGAG gTTGGTGGATATGTTGTGGGATACGATAACCTAACGTTTGTGACGATAAGAGGAGCTGGACATTTCGTCCCAAGCTACCAACCAGGGCGCGCTCTAGCATTCTTTACTTCCTTCTTGGAGGGAAAGCTTCCTACCAATCACTAA
- the LOC110929379 gene encoding uncharacterized protein LOC110929379 has translation MDPQLLMPSPAAEFNFDSASTSPYATAPSSPNTLFPKFFYTATTSHHASSPINHNAVDGFESTDTLESSQQVVDEQKNEGLQQADDDMDFAFEFSGQLERPSISDAEELFDGGRIRPLEPQPQPPPPPKIFGEMGLETPKPQTQILSPRGRERTGTAMRHKVSRSLSPLGVADVRSDDYKVSTTQSSPFGFTWYNKWNLKNLLLFRSTSEGSATTSDDQLKKYAIITKGDHDVKNSSFRSDGGSVGGSSRRMKRKMSAHEIHYTANRAVAEEMRRKTFLPYKSGLLGCLGFSQDLRDVSRRR, from the exons ATGGATCCACAGCTGCTGATGCCATCTCCGGCAGCCGAATTCAACTTCGACAGCGCCTCCACTTCCCCCTACGCCACTGCACCTTCAAGCCCCAACACATTATTCCCCAAATTCTTCTACACTGCCACAACTAGTCATCATGCCAGTTCTCCGATCAACCACAACGCCGTAGACGGTTTCGAGTCAACCGACACGTTAGAGAGTAGTCAACAAGTAGTTGACGAGCAGAAGAATGAGGGTTTGCAACAAGCTGATGATGATATGGATTTTGCTTTTGAGTTTAGTGGACAGTTGGAACGGCCATCTATCTCCGACGCCGAAGAGTTGTTTGACGGCGGAAGGATCAGACCGTTAGAGCCACAgccacagccaccaccaccgccgaAGATCTTTGGGGAGATGGGTTTAGAAACACCTAAACCTCAAACCCAAATCCTGTCGCCACGTGGAAGAGAGAGAACGGGGACCGCTATGAGACATAAAGTATCACGGTCGTTGTCCCCGTTAGGAGTGGCTGATGTGAGATCAGATGATTATAAG GTGTCAACAACTCAATCATCCCCCTTTGGTTTCACATGGTACAACAAGTGGAACCTTAAAAACTTGTTGCTATTCCGGAGCACGTCGGAAGGAAGTGCGACGACTAGCGACGATCAATTAAAGAAATACGCCATAATAACGAAGGGCGACCACGATGTGAAGAACTCGAGCTTTCGAAGCGATGGTGGTTCGGTAGGCGGATCTTCTAGGAGAATGAAGAGGAAGATGTCTGCACATGAGATACATTACACGGCGAACCGGGCAGTGGCGGAGGAGATGCGGCGGAAGACATTCTTGCCGTACAAGTCAGGATTACTCGGTTGCTTAGGGTTTAGTCAAGATCTTCGTGATGTTTCTCGACGAAGATGA
- the LOC110931811 gene encoding uncharacterized protein LOC110931811 — MALLRRSIPVDNSLCVWCDCSEETIEHILTGGCFSTGVWNAITTWCRISGIYAFHVKDLVDMHDYSGLVGNRRIVLHGIIIITCWTMWRARNEKLFSNKDPNVIEMVADIKTLGFLWYKHRFKQGVVDWERWCRFDLM; from the coding sequence ATGGCTCTCTTACGAAGAAGTATTCCGGTAGATAATTCTTTGTGTGTTTGGTGCGATTGCAGCGAGGAAACAATTGAGCATATTCTCACAGGTGGTTGCTTTTCTACGGGTGTGTGGAATGCAATAACTACTTGGTGCAGGATATCGGGGATTTACGCTTTTCACGTCAAAGATTTGGTGGATATGCATGATTATAGTGGCTTGGTCGGGAACAGAAGGATAGTTCTTCATGGGATCATTATAATTACTTGTTGGACGATGTGGAGAGCTAGGAATGAAAAACTATTTTCGAATAAGGATCCTAACGTTATCGAGATGGTCGCGGATATCAAGACTTTGGGTTTTTTGTGGTATAAGCATAGGTTCAAACAAGGGGTGGTGGATTGGGAAAGGTGGTGTAGATTTGATTTAATGTAA